Proteins encoded together in one Prunus dulcis chromosome 3, ALMONDv2, whole genome shotgun sequence window:
- the LOC117620616 gene encoding 10 kDa chaperonin, mitochondrial-like, with product MAKRLVPLLNRVLVERIVPPSKTTTGILLPEKSAKLNSGKVIAVGPGTRDKEGSFIPATVKEGDTVLLPEYGGTEVRLGDKEYHLYRDEDILGTLHD from the exons ATGGCGAAGCGTTTGGTTCCACTGTTGAATCGTGTTCTTGTTGAGAGAATTGTCCCTCCATCCAAAACCACTACCGGAATCTTACTCCCTGAGAAGTCCGCCAAG CTGAACTCTGGAAAAGTCATTGCCGTGGGTCCTGGGACTCGTGATAAGGAGGGCAGCTTTATCCCTGCCACTGTGAAAGAAGGAGACACTGTTCTGTTACCAGAGTATGGAGGAACTGAAGTGAGGCTTGGTGATAAAGA GTACCATCTATATCGAGATGAGGACATATTGGGAACACTGCACGACTGA
- the LOC117622031 gene encoding E3 ubiquitin-protein ligase SINA-like 7: MARFALGGDEDGEGEGSRIPRPKKPRLAPNLLPQYPAARIAIIEQQPLQPPQPQSQQVRTVAEDEEADEESEGEEEESESEVEADEESEEEEEEEEEEEEEEDAEGEEEITVDCLQQVGNSYPLRVPRIIDLLLQNRTAQANHQVGSASASLTSDARVQEGSPPPISPVTDGSLVFTLADPEVLDCLICYEPLTIPVFQCENGHIACSSCCTKSKNKCPSCSWPIGYNRCRAIEKILESIRISCQNIKHGCKEMVTYNKKNEHEKACMYSPCSCPLSGCNFISSSKQLYLHFTVSHVDYATRFLYGIDFSITLNIKDKFLVLQEKREGILFILDNHAEKLGNLVSLRCIQPIFKGGFYYDLLAKTNGSSLRFQSFTKNSAGQVISPSSTGYFIVPSDFFSSGKLNMDLCVWRNGQCPTSFQSIGVA, translated from the exons atggcGAGATTCGCGTTAGGTGGAGATGAAGATGGAGAAGGCGAAGGATCCCGTATTCCCAGGCCCAAGAAGCCTCGTCTCGCTCCTAATCTCCTTCCTCAATATCCCGCAGCTCGCATCGCCATAATCGAACAACAACCACTACAACCACCGCAACCACAATCGCAACAGGTACGGACTGTTGCGGAAGATGAAGAAGCAGATGAAGAATccgaaggagaagaagaggagagtGAAAGCGAAGTAGAAGCAGACGAAgagagtgaagaagaagaagaagaagaagaagaagaagaagaagaagaagacgcggaaggagaagaagaaatcaccGTTGACTGCTTACAGCAAGTAGGAAATTCCTACCCCTTACGGGTGCCGCGGATCATCGATTTGCTTCTGCAGAACCGCACAGCACAAGCCAACCACCAAGTGGGTTCTGCTTCGGCCAGCCTTACATCCGACGCCAGAGTCCAAGAGGGCAGTCCTCCTCCGATCTCACCCGTCACCGATGGGTCGCTTGTCTTCACCTTAGCCGACCCAGAAGTGCTTGATTGCCTCATTTGCTATGAACCCTTGACCATCCCTGTCTTCCAG TGTGAAAATGGGCATATAGCTTGCTCCTCTTGCTGCACCAAGAGTAAAAATAAATGCCCCTCCTGTTCCTGGCCCATTGGCTATAATCGTTGCCGGGCCATTGAGAAGATTCTGGAATCAATTAGAATTTCATGCCAAAACATCAAGCATGGCTGCAAAGAAATGGTAActtacaataaaaaaaatgaacatgAAAAGGCATGTATGTATTCACCTTGTTCATGCCCCCTTTCGGGCTGCAACTTCATCTCTTCAAGCAAGCAGTTATACCTACACTTCACTGTTAGTCATGTGGATTATGCAACACGCTTCCTGTATGGCATCGATTTTTCCATCACCTTAAATATTAAGGACAAATTTCTTGTTCtccaagaaaagagagaaggtaTATTATTTATCCTTGACAATCATGctgaaaaacttggaaatttagTGTCGCTTCGTTGTATTCAACCCATCTTCAAGGGAGGCTTCTACTATGATCTTCTTGCTAAAACCAATGGAAGTTCTCTCAGATTCCAGTCCTTCACAAAGAACTCTGCAGGCCAGGTTATTAGCCCTTCTTCAACAGGTTACTTTATAGTCCCTAGTGATTTTTTCAGTTCTGGCAAGCTCAACATGGATCTCTGCGTATGGCGTAATGGTCAATGCCCAACATCCTTTCAAAGTATTGGTGTTGCTTAA